A window of Desulfolucanica intricata genomic DNA:
CTTTGACATAACTTTCCGCAGTCAGTTTTAAGCGGGGTGGCCTCCGCAGTTATCTGATATAAATATTTGTAATCATCAGGAGTTAAAAAATGATTCAAAATTATCTACCTCGAAAAATATAATTTAAAACTTATCTTTGTAACTTAGCTAGTGATTTTTCGCAATATTGTTTTAATTGGTCGGCGTAATTATAGGTTAATGCTTTGGCAGCAATTTTTTTTGCTTCCATCATACTAATATTTCGAATGAGTTGTTTAACTTGTGGGATTTTGGGAGCATCCACTATTAATTCAGAAAGTCCCAGAGCCAGTAGAATACTAATTGCCGCAATTTCACCGGTTAGTGCCCCGTACATGCTGATTTCTTTTTTTCGTTTTTGGCCTGTTTCTGTGAGGAATTGGGTCATGCGCAAAAATACAGGGTCAAATTTTTCATAGAAATAGGAAAGTTCCCGGCAATCGGAATCAACTGCTGAGGAATACATAACCAGTTGGGGACTTATACAGAAAAAATTAGCTTCGGTACCCATTTTCTGTGCATCAAAGACTGTAGCGGGTATTTCGGTTACAATACCTATCTCGGTGGTTCGGTAGGGAATATTATTGCCCTCCAGTTCTTCACGAATTTGACTTAATATTGCTCTTACCTGCAACAGTTCCGAAAAACGTGCTACTCCCGGTAAAAGTATTTTTAGGTTACCGGAAGTGTTAGCTTTTAGAATGGCCCGAAATTGCGTTTTTATTATTTCCGGGTGAAGGATTCCAAGTCTGATGCCCCAATAGCCCAGTGCCGGGTTTTTTACTTCCGGTACCGCCATATATGGCGGTGGCGAGTTTAAAATACGGATAACTACCGGCTTTTCCTCCATTATCTTCGAAATCTCGCGGTAAATTTCAAATTGCTCTTCTTCGGTGGGCGGGAATTTACGATCTTTAAACAGGTAATCCGTAGAAAAAAGGCCGATGCCATCCGGTTCGTATTTTAATACTTCCTCAACCTCATTGTGTGAGAATATTGGTGAGGTAATTTTAATTTTATAACCATCCGTTGTTTCCACCGGGAAATTCTCATGATGCATAATATCACCTGCTAAATTGAGATACTTACCATATATAATCATACCATAAATTAGAGATATAGATATATAGAAAACTAAAAAAATCGCCGTACAAGCTTAAAGAACTTTCATACGGCGATTGGATTTTAGCTAATAGACTTTTGATTGTAATAACTCCATTGCTTCTTTTACATTTAAATGAGCATGAATAATCCCGTGAGCTGCAGCCAGCAAAGCTTCCGGGTGAGGGCTTTGCCAGACGTTTCTTCCCATCACAATTCCTGCGGCACCGTTTTGAATGGCACCGTAAATCATATTTAAGGTGTCCCGGTCAGTTTCACATTTAGGGCCACCGGCAATAAGTATTGGTACAGGGCAGCCGGCCACCACCCGGTCAAAATCTTCTTCGGTGTAATAAGTCTTTACCAGGTCAGCCCCGTGTTCTGCTGCTACTCGAGCTCCCAGAGCAATAAACCGGGGGTCTTTCTTTTTGCCTTCATTAATTTTGCCCAACCCCACTACACCAAGCAGGGGGACGTTCCATCGATGACAGGATGTTGCCGCCAAAGCCATTTGAGTAAGGGTTTCGTGCTCTGACGGAGAGCCGATAAAGGCCGAGGCTGCTGCAGCATCGGCACCCAGAAAAAGGGCTTCTTCCACATTGGAGGTTAAACCTTCTCTCGTTATCTCCGGTCCGGTAATAGTGGCCCCACCGCTAATTCTTAAGATGGCAGCCGGGTTATTAACCGGTTCAAAGGCATGGGTATAAATGCCCTTTGTCAAAAGCCAGGCATCTACCAAATTTGTAGCATCTAATTTAGTAATAGTGCTGCGGATATCCTCAAGGCCGGTCATTGGACCCAGTGCCATACCGTGATCAACTGCCAACACCAGTGCTTTACCGTTTCCTTTTCGAAAAATGCGTTTTATTCTAGCTTGAAATCCGTTCATAATAATGCCTCCCCTCTAGATGATTAACACGCCTCTAACCATTTCACGGTTTTTGACCTTTTCCACCGCTTCTAGGAAATTATCAAATGTAAAACGGTGAGAAATAAGATCTTTAACTATAACATTACCCCTGGCTATTAATGACAAGGCTCTGTGAAAATCCAGAGGGGTTGAAGCGAATGTCCCGGTTATTTTTATCTCACTGTAATGGACCCATCTGGGGTCAAAGGTCATAGTTTGTCCGGCCGGGGGACCACCGAAGATATTAAAAGTACCACCGTTTTTTACAGCCGGTAAGCACTGCTGCATTACTTCCGGAATACCCAGTGAGGCGATAACCAGATCTGCACCCTGCCCGTCAGTAAGGCGGTGGATAGCGGGAACAAAATCCTCACGGGAAGTGTTGACACACAAATTTGCACCCATGTGGCGGGCCAGGTGGAGCCTTTCATCCAGAAGATCGGCTACAATCACTCTGGCTCCGGCCTGGCGAGCTACCTTAGTGTGTAAAAGACCCATCGGCCCGGCACCTACAATGGCCACGGTATAGCCCGGGCCTACAGGCCCGGTATGGGCTGCGGCCAGGCAGCAGGAGAGAGGCTCAGCCATAGCTGCTTCCTCGAAGGAAAGGCCTGTGGGTAGGGGCACTACACCTCCAATATTGATAATCTGTGCCGGAACTCTTACATATTCAGCAAAGCCACCGTCTATGCCATGTCCCAGGCCAAATTCCTTGAGACATAGATTATGCCGGTTGCGGCGGCAGTAAGGACATTCTCCACAAACAGCAATCGGATAGAGAGCTACCCGCTGGCCGACAGTGAACCCCTGTACACCTTGGCCGATTTCAGCTATTTCCCCGGCCACTTCATGACCTAAAATTGCGGGTAATTTTTTCGGTAAACCCTGCCCCAGTAAGGTTTTTACATCAGTGGCGCAAATACCGCAAGCCCTTACCTTGATTACAATTTCCCCCTGCGCCGCACTGGGGCGGGGTACCTCCTCAATACGAATATCGTTTTTACCGTGTACCACTGCTGCTTTCAATATAAAGCACCGCCTTTAACACCCTCCATCAGGGCCTTAATTTTGTCCGGGTCTTTCTTACCCGGGAAAGCTTCTACTCCGCTGCATAAATCTATACCTGCCGGGTGTACCTGTTGGATTGCCATTTGTACATTCCTCGGATTAATGCCCCCGGCCAGAAAAACCGGTAAAGGCGACACCGAGACTATTTTTTTAGCTTCTTTCCAGTTGATTGTTTTGCCGGTACCCCCGAAACGGGTTACCCCGTTAACAGCAGCAGCAGCATCCAGTAGAAAGAGATTAACTCCAGCTTTCCAGCAATCATAAAGACTATCCGTAATATGTTTCATGTTGTAAGCTTCATTTTCCGGTAGGTGAATGGACTGCCACAGCTCTGTTCCGGGGAACTTTTTTTTACACTGGCGTAGAAGGCTTATATTTTCCAGTCCTAAAAATTGAATTGCATAGGGTTTTAGCCGTTTCACCAGATAGGCCAGCCGGGAAAAATTCATATTATAGACCAGTGCCACAGTGGGCAGGGGAGACTTTTTAAAAATAGCCTCCGCCTGCTCAATGTTAAGAGAGCGTGGTGAAAAATCAACCTCTGTTACTACACCGGCATAGCTTGCACCATGTTGGGCTGCCAGCAGTATATCTTCCAAATTGGTCATTCCGCATAGCTTAACTGTTAAGCCAGCCTTCATGCTGATAATTCCTTTCTTTTCCGTTCTCAATGATCCGTGCCCCGGTATTGTCAATATGGGT
This region includes:
- a CDS encoding putative PEP-binding protein, with product MHHENFPVETTDGYKIKITSPIFSHNEVEEVLKYEPDGIGLFSTDYLFKDRKFPPTEEEQFEIYREISKIMEEKPVVIRILNSPPPYMAVPEVKNPALGYWGIRLGILHPEIIKTQFRAILKANTSGNLKILLPGVARFSELLQVRAILSQIREELEGNNIPYRTTEIGIVTEIPATVFDAQKMGTEANFFCISPQLVMYSSAVDSDCRELSYFYEKFDPVFLRMTQFLTETGQKRKKEISMYGALTGEIAAISILLALGLSELIVDAPKIPQVKQLIRNISMMEAKKIAAKALTYNYADQLKQYCEKSLAKLQR
- a CDS encoding class I fructose-bisphosphate aldolase, which produces MNGFQARIKRIFRKGNGKALVLAVDHGMALGPMTGLEDIRSTITKLDATNLVDAWLLTKGIYTHAFEPVNNPAAILRISGGATITGPEITREGLTSNVEEALFLGADAAAASAFIGSPSEHETLTQMALAATSCHRWNVPLLGVVGLGKINEGKKKDPRFIALGARVAAEHGADLVKTYYTEEDFDRVVAGCPVPILIAGGPKCETDRDTLNMIYGAIQNGAAGIVMGRNVWQSPHPEALLAAAHGIIHAHLNVKEAMELLQSKVY
- a CDS encoding zinc-dependent dehydrogenase codes for the protein MKAAVVHGKNDIRIEEVPRPSAAQGEIVIKVRACGICATDVKTLLGQGLPKKLPAILGHEVAGEIAEIGQGVQGFTVGQRVALYPIAVCGECPYCRRNRHNLCLKEFGLGHGIDGGFAEYVRVPAQIINIGGVVPLPTGLSFEEAAMAEPLSCCLAAAHTGPVGPGYTVAIVGAGPMGLLHTKVARQAGARVIVADLLDERLHLARHMGANLCVNTSREDFVPAIHRLTDGQGADLVIASLGIPEVMQQCLPAVKNGGTFNIFGGPPAGQTMTFDPRWVHYSEIKITGTFASTPLDFHRALSLIARGNVIVKDLISHRFTFDNFLEAVEKVKNREMVRGVLII
- a CDS encoding phosphoribosylanthranilate isomerase, producing the protein MKAGLTVKLCGMTNLEDILLAAQHGASYAGVVTEVDFSPRSLNIEQAEAIFKKSPLPTVALVYNMNFSRLAYLVKRLKPYAIQFLGLENISLLRQCKKKFPGTELWQSIHLPENEAYNMKHITDSLYDCWKAGVNLFLLDAAAAVNGVTRFGGTGKTINWKEAKKIVSVSPLPVFLAGGINPRNVQMAIQQVHPAGIDLCSGVEAFPGKKDPDKIKALMEGVKGGALY